The Mycolicibacterium aichiense region CCTGGCGACGGGCCAGTCCCAGACCGACATGTCGCCGGGCGGGTAATTCATGCAGACGTCGGTGGCCTTGGCGACGACGCCCTTGTTGTTGAAGAACAGCTTGGCCCAGTTGCCCCAGCGGGTCGCGACGAACTCGTAGTAGACGTTGGTCGCGGTGTCCTCGGAGTACTGCCGGCGCGCGACGGGGTCGAGCGAGAAGAACCAGTGAATGCGGTCGAACGCGATCTGCTGCACATCGGCGGGCCGGTTGCTGCGGTCGATCATGTAGCGCTCGAAGTACACCGGACTGGTGTCACGGGCCGCAGCCATGTACTGCTCGACGTCGCACTGGGTGATGATGATGCGGTGCGGGATCGGGAAGTCGTCACTGGCATCGGCGGCGGCGGGGCCGGCGGTGATGACACCTGCAGCGGCCATCGCACTCAGCGCGAGACTTGCCAGCTTCGCGCGACTCATCAAACCAGCCATCGTTCTCCTGCCCCAATCCCTAAAACCTTAAGCGGACTAACTATATAGCGGTCCACATCGCAGTATCCACCCCAGCCCGCGATTGGACGGCGAATGTGACGAGTGAGACTCGCCGCCGGAAACGGACTCAGCCGCCGTTGGTCACCGGGTTGGACGACAACGTGATGAATTGGTCGTTGATCCACACACCCCAGCGGCCGCCCCACATGTGCGTCCACACCACTGGATGGCCGGCCCATACCTCAGCCGGTTTGCGGGGCGCCCAGTCCGGAACCGGCTCCCCCACGTTCTGATCCGGCGGCGGCGGGTCCGCGATCGCGATCGCCGGCGCGGCGCCCATCGTCAGCCCGATCGCGAGTGCCGCAACGCTCAGCGCAGTTTTGATCCCAGCCATGTGCAGACTCCAACGTTCAGACGATGTGCGAATACTTAGCAAATATAACCAGCAGACGGCGCGGGTAATCCCCTACCCCGCACCTTCGCTGATCGCGGGCTAGGGCGTCGGCGCGGGCGTCGCAGTGATCGGTGCCTGCTGACCGGGGGCGTTGAACTCATACCCCGGCGGCGGCGGACCGCTCAGCGAGTAATAGCCCGGCGGCAGCGCCGGCGTTCCGGGTGGCGGCGGCTTACCCGGGCCGTACTCACTCGGGGGCGCCTCCGAACCAGGGGCGGTATACGACTTGTATCCGGGGGGCAGCGGCGGCGGCGCTCCGGCACCCGGGGGCGGCGCGACCGAGCCGCTGGCCGACGCGGACTCATCGGGCCCGTAGTACGGGTCGCGGACGTTGTGCCACATGTCTTTGAGTGACCCGAGGACACCCGGGGTGTTCTGCGAACCGTAGGTCGGGTTGGCGATCTCCGGCACCGAGGGCGGTGCCCCGGGCGGCGGAGGTGCGGGTGCCGGTGGAGCCGCCGGGTCGACCGGCATCGCCACAGGTTGACCCGGCGGGACGGCGGCAGGATCCGACGGGACCGGAATGGGCGTCGGAGTCATCGGGTCGGCGGCGGCCGTCGCGGCTCCGGCGAGGGCGGCGCCCACGGTGACGCTCGCGATGGCGACTGCGTGGACAAGTGCCGCGGTGCGGTGCCGTTCACTCATGAATCCGGCGGTCCTCTCGATCTCCCTGCGAAGGGTTGCCCCTTGGCGTAGAGGCATCGTCGCACACATTGGCCGTCGGCGTGCCGACGGCAGAACCGGTGTGCTTTCCGTCCTATCGCACGGCCGACGCATCCCGTTTCAGGATGCGTATCAGCACGCCCCGGTGCCCGCGCCGCGGCGCAGGCACCGGAAGCGGGCACACGTGGGGGCCGGGTCAGACCTGATTGGTTTCGGTGCTGCCGGTCGCCGATCCCTTGAGGTAGCGGGTGGCAAAACCGATCGACGCGACTGCCGCGACCACACCGATGACGGCCCACAGGATGATCGGGAACACCAGCGAGCCGAAGATGAAGTCGTAGGTGACCGCCAGGTAGATCGACCAGAGCACCCGGTAGATCGACCAGAAGGCCAGCAGGCCGGTGCTGATGGCGATGTAGAGACTGTGCTGGCGCTCGACGCGGTCGATGTGCTGCGCGATGGGAGTCGGCACGATCTTCATGGGGTTGTTCCTCTCGTTGTCCGCCGCCTCGGTGGCGTCGATGCGAGAAGTGAAGAACTGCCGGACGGCTACCGATCCCAACTCAGACCCACGTCCCGCCGTCGACCCGCAGTATCGCGCCGGTGACGTAGGAGGCCCGGTCGCTCAACAGCCACGCGGCGGCCTCGGCGACCTCAGCGGGGTCGGCGGCCCGCCGCAGCGGGTTGTCGGCCACCAGTCGCTCGATCACCCCCGGGGTCGCGTCCTCCCACTCCTGAATCATCTCGGTCAGCGTGGTGCCCGGCGTGATCGCATTCACGCGGATGTTCTCGGGGCCGTAGGTGACCGCAGCGGATTCGGTGAGGCTGTTCACCGCACGCTTCATCGCGCCGTACGCCGGCAACTCCGGATTACCTTTCAAGCTGCCGACACTCGACGTGTTCACGATCGCACCGCATTTGGCGGTGGCCCGGATGGCCGCGATCTCGGCCTTCATGGCCAGGAACACACCCTTGAGATTGACGGTGTAGACCCGGTCGAAGTCGTCGTCGAGCGCTTGATCGAGCGGCCCCGGGGGCGCGATCGTCGCGCCGTTGTTGAAGGCGACGTCCAGGCGGCCCCACGTTTGCACCGCCGAATCCACCGCGCGCCGCACACTGTCGCCGTCGGCGAGATCGCATACCGCGTACGCCGCCGAACCGCCGCTGCGGGTGATGTCCTCGGTGACATCGCGTAGCTGAGCCTCGGTTCTGGCCGCCAGCAGTACGGCGGCGCCTTCCCGCGCGAACAGCCGCGCGGCGGCAGCGCCGATGCCGCGCCCGGCTCCGCTGACGAAGGCGACCTTGCCGGCCAAGAGTCCGTTGTGGTGATGATCCATGCTTCGAGCGTGTCCGGTGGCGCGTGTGACAGCCAGGTACCGGCGGTACCTGGCTGGCGTCGCCGACGTGCGCACAATGGAGCTGTGGACAAGCGCGAATTCGGTGCGTTCCTGCGCAGCAGACGCGAACGGATCACACCGGCCGACATCGGTGTGGCCCACGGGAGACGGCGGCGGACCCCCGGTCTACGCCGCGACGAGGTGGCGCAATTGGCCTTCATCTCCACCGAGTACTACACCCGGCTGGAACAGGCCCGGGCACCCCACCCGTCGCGCGAAGTTTTGCAAGGTCTTTCGCGCGCGCTGCGGCTCTCCGATGCGGAGACGACGTACCTGCACCGGCTGGCCGGTGTGGAACCGGCCGCCGCACCGGGACCGCCGCGTGTCGTGCGCCCAAGCATCACCGATCTGATCACCCGGCTGCCACAGGCCGCCGCGATCGTGGTGTCGGCGACCTACGAGGTGCTGGCGTGGAACGACCTCGCGTGTGCGTTGATGGAGGACTTCTCGGCCCTGTCGCCCCGCGAACGCAATCTTGCCCGGCGGGTTTTCCTGGGTCCTGGGGCACAGGGCCGGCGCTTGTATGGGGTCTCGGATTCCGACGAATTCGCACGCACGTGCGCCCTTCATCTCCGGGCCGCGTCGGCGCGCTACCCAGACGACCCCGAGACGACCGCACTGATCGACGAACTATGCAGCGGCAGCGCGGAATTCGCCGAGCTCTGGAACTCCCGTGACGTCGTGACACGTCCCATGCTGTGCAAGACCTTCCACCACCCGGTCGTCGGACCGATCACGGTCAACTGCGATCCGCTCGATGTGGCCGACCGCGATCAGCGTGTGGTCATCTACACCGCCGAGCCCGGCTCGCCCTCCGAGGAGGCCCTGCGCCTGCTGAACGTGGTCGGGACGCAACGCCTTGACGTTCCCGGCTGAGGTTTACAACTCGTCGGAGAAGTCGGCCGTCAGCCATCGGTCCGGCCGGAAGGTGAACAACACGTTGGCGTGTCCCTCCATCGAGCGGAGGAACTGGCGCGCACCCTCCTCACCGAGATAGCGCACCGCGGTTTCTTCCAAGACTTCCGGCGGCGTGGGTTCGGTGGTGTCCACCAAAGTTCCCTCGACGACGACGTAGCGATACGGCGGCTCCTCGTCCTGCACTACCAGCGTCGCCGCACCGGCCTGCCTGATCAGCCGGGCCTTGCGCGACGAGGGGCCGGTGGAGATCAGAATGTTGCCGCCGGGGGCGTACTGGTACCAGATCGGGATGCTGGCCGGCGGCCGGCCGTCGGTGGTGGCGACGGACAGGACCGCCACGTGCTTGGCGGCAAGGTATTCCTGCCGCTCGGACTCGGTCATTTCTCTGGGCATATAGCGCCAAACCCTTCGATGTTGGTGGCTATTCCTCCCGGCCGCCTCGTACTGAGGTACGCCGGCGTACTCGGGGGCACCGATGAAGCCGTCGATGACGGCGGCGCCCAGTCGTGTGGTGAAGGCAGCCTCGAACTCTATGCAACACCCGCGACGGGTTCGCAGGATTGTCGGCGCGGTTCGGTAGGGTCTGCGCGTGACTTCGAGCCCAACCGTCAAATCTGTAAATGCCCGTCTTGCTGAAGAACTCGCCGTCGCAGAGGCCCGGGTGGCCGCCGCGGTCCGGCTGCTCGACGAGGGTGCGACCGTTCCGTTCATCGCCCGCTACCGCAAGGAAGTCACCGGCAGCCTGGACGACGGTCAGCTGCGCGACCTCGAGGAGCGGCTGCGTTATCTGCGCGAGCTCGACGAACGACGGGACGCGGTGCTCGCGTCGATCGACGAGCAGGGCAAGCTGACCGACGAGCTGAGGTCCGCGCTGCTGAGCGCCGACACGAAGTCTCGGATCGAGGACATCTACCTGCCGTACAAGCCGAAACGGCGTACCAAAGCCCAGATCGCCAGGGAAGCAGGCCTCGAGCCGCTCGCCGACCGTCTGCTCGCCGACCCCGCTGTCGCCCCCGAAGCCGCCGCTGCCGAATTCCTCACCGCCGACGTCGCCGACGCCGCGGCGGCACTCGACGGCGCGCGGCACATCCTCGTCGAACGGGCGGCCGAGGATGCCGAGCTGGTGGGTGCGATCCGGACCAAGTTCTGGGCCGAGGGTGCGGTGCGGACCGCACCGTTCTCCGACGAGGCCGCGAAGAGCCCAGCGGCACAGAAGTTTCGGGACTACTTCGAATTCACCGAGCGGCTGGAGGACATGCCCTCGCACCGGGTGCTGGCGGTGATGCGCGGAGAGAAGGAACAAGCCCTCGCCGTGCGCTTCGACGGCGGCAGCGACGACGCCTACGAGGTGATGGTCGCCAACGCCCTCGGCGTCGATCTGACCGCCAAAGCTGCGGCCACCCCATGGCTGACCACCACGGTCCGGCTGGCCTGGCGCACCCGGCTGATGATCTCCGGTGCGGTCGATGCCCGGATGCGGTTGCGTCAGCGCGCCGAAGAGGACGCCGTGGCCGTCTTCGCCAAAAACCTCAAGGATCTGCTGCTGGCGGCGCCTGCCGGTACCCGCACCACGCTCGGACTCGATCCGGGGTTCCGCACCGGGGTCAAGGTCGCCGTCGTCGACGACACCGGCAAGGTGCTCGAGACGTGCGCGGTCTACCCACATCAGCCTCAGCGCCAATGGGATTCGGCCAAGGCGACGCTGGCCGCCCTGGTTGCCCGGCACGGCGTCGAGCTGATTGCGATCGGTAACGGCACCGCGTCCCGGGAGACCGATGCACTGGCCACCGAGCTGATCGCCGATATTCGCGCGGCGGGTGCTAGCGCACCGGCGAAGGCTATGGTCAGCGAGGCCGGGGCGTCGGTGTATTCGGCGTCGGCCTACGCCGCCCGCGAGCTGCCGAGTCTGGACGTGACGGTCCGCGGTGCGGTGTCGATCGCCCGCCGCCTGCAGGATCCGCTGGCCGAACTGGTGAAGATCGAACCGAAGTCGATCGGCGTCGGCCAGTACCAGCACGACGTCACCCCCGGCACCCTGGCCCGCAGCCTCGATGCGGTGGTGGAGGACGCAGTGAACGCCGTCGGGGTCGACCTGAACACCGCGTCGGTTCCGCTGCTGTCGCGGGTGTCGGGAGTCTCCGAGTCGTTGGCCGAAGCGATCGTGGCCTACCGCGAGAAGACCGGTCCGTTCCGCAGCCGCACCGCCTTGCTCGATGTTCCACGCCTGGGCCCCAAAGCCTTTGAACAGTGCGCCGGCTTCCTGCGGATCCGCGGCGGTGACGACGCCCTCGACGCCTCGGGTGTCCACCCGGAGGCCTATCCGGTGGTGCGGCGCATTTTGGACCGTTCGGGCATCACGATGGCCGAATTGATCGGCAACGAACGAGCGTTGCGGACACTGCGCCCGGCCGACTTCGCCGACGACCGCTTCGGCGTGCCCACGGTGACCGACATCCTCGCCGAGCTGGAAAAGCCGGGCCGCGATCCGCGGCCGGCCTTCTCCACCGCGACCTTCGCCGCGGGTGTGGAGAAGGTGGCCGATCTCAAGGCCGGAATGGTGCTCGAAGGTGTCGTGACCAACGTCGCGGCGTTCGGCGCCTTCGTCGACGTCGGTGTCCATCAGGACGGTTTGGTGCACGTCTCGGCGATGTCGGATCGATTCGTATCCGATCCGCATGAAGTCGTGCGCTCGGGTCAGGTGGTGCGGGTGAAAGTCGTCGACGTCGATGTGGATCGCCAGCGGATCGGACTCACCCTGCGGCTGGGCGACGAACCGAAAGCCAAGCAGTCCACGAGCCCTGGGCGCAGTGGCGCCACTGCCGGCCGCGGCGAGCGACGCCAGCCCGCTCGCGGCGGCGACGGCGGTCGGCGGGACACCAACAACCGGTCTTCCGGTGCGATGGCACAAGCCCTGCGCGACGCCGGTTTCGGCCGATAGCACTGCCCTTCCGTTCGGTTCAGCCTCCGGGGGAGGCTGGCCAAATGGGGCAATACTTTTCATGATCACATCCGTGCACGAAATACCCGGAAAGAAAGTTCAACG contains the following coding sequences:
- a CDS encoding DUF5078 domain-containing protein — translated: MAGLMSRAKLASLALSAMAAAGVITAGPAAADASDDFPIPHRIIITQCDVEQYMAAARDTSPVYFERYMIDRSNRPADVQQIAFDRIHWFFSLDPVARRQYSEDTATNVYYEFVATRWGNWAKLFFNNKGVVAKATDVCMNYPPGDMSVWDWPVAR
- a CDS encoding SDR family NAD(P)-dependent oxidoreductase, translating into MDHHHNGLLAGKVAFVSGAGRGIGAAAARLFAREGAAVLLAARTEAQLRDVTEDITRSGGSAAYAVCDLADGDSVRRAVDSAVQTWGRLDVAFNNGATIAPPGPLDQALDDDFDRVYTVNLKGVFLAMKAEIAAIRATAKCGAIVNTSSVGSLKGNPELPAYGAMKRAVNSLTESAAVTYGPENIRVNAITPGTTLTEMIQEWEDATPGVIERLVADNPLRRAADPAEVAEAAAWLLSDRASYVTGAILRVDGGTWV
- a CDS encoding helix-turn-helix transcriptional regulator, translating into MDKREFGAFLRSRRERITPADIGVAHGRRRRTPGLRRDEVAQLAFISTEYYTRLEQARAPHPSREVLQGLSRALRLSDAETTYLHRLAGVEPAAAPGPPRVVRPSITDLITRLPQAAAIVVSATYEVLAWNDLACALMEDFSALSPRERNLARRVFLGPGAQGRRLYGVSDSDEFARTCALHLRAASARYPDDPETTALIDELCSGSAEFAELWNSRDVVTRPMLCKTFHHPVVGPITVNCDPLDVADRDQRVVIYTAEPGSPSEEALRLLNVVGTQRLDVPG
- a CDS encoding pyridoxamine 5'-phosphate oxidase family protein, with protein sequence MPREMTESERQEYLAAKHVAVLSVATTDGRPPASIPIWYQYAPGGNILISTGPSSRKARLIRQAGAATLVVQDEEPPYRYVVVEGTLVDTTEPTPPEVLEETAVRYLGEEGARQFLRSMEGHANVLFTFRPDRWLTADFSDEL
- a CDS encoding Tex family protein, producing the protein MTSSPTVKSVNARLAEELAVAEARVAAAVRLLDEGATVPFIARYRKEVTGSLDDGQLRDLEERLRYLRELDERRDAVLASIDEQGKLTDELRSALLSADTKSRIEDIYLPYKPKRRTKAQIAREAGLEPLADRLLADPAVAPEAAAAEFLTADVADAAAALDGARHILVERAAEDAELVGAIRTKFWAEGAVRTAPFSDEAAKSPAAQKFRDYFEFTERLEDMPSHRVLAVMRGEKEQALAVRFDGGSDDAYEVMVANALGVDLTAKAAATPWLTTTVRLAWRTRLMISGAVDARMRLRQRAEEDAVAVFAKNLKDLLLAAPAGTRTTLGLDPGFRTGVKVAVVDDTGKVLETCAVYPHQPQRQWDSAKATLAALVARHGVELIAIGNGTASRETDALATELIADIRAAGASAPAKAMVSEAGASVYSASAYAARELPSLDVTVRGAVSIARRLQDPLAELVKIEPKSIGVGQYQHDVTPGTLARSLDAVVEDAVNAVGVDLNTASVPLLSRVSGVSESLAEAIVAYREKTGPFRSRTALLDVPRLGPKAFEQCAGFLRIRGGDDALDASGVHPEAYPVVRRILDRSGITMAELIGNERALRTLRPADFADDRFGVPTVTDILAELEKPGRDPRPAFSTATFAAGVEKVADLKAGMVLEGVVTNVAAFGAFVDVGVHQDGLVHVSAMSDRFVSDPHEVVRSGQVVRVKVVDVDVDRQRIGLTLRLGDEPKAKQSTSPGRSGATAGRGERRQPARGGDGGRRDTNNRSSGAMAQALRDAGFGR